A stretch of Roseibium porphyridii DNA encodes these proteins:
- the dusB gene encoding tRNA dihydrouridine synthase DusB, with protein MKTLKVGKHEVPNRAVLAPMSGVTDLPFRRIAARFGAGMVVSEMVASESFVKGDAETQMRAEAHDQGLHVVQLAGREARWMGEAAKVIADLGADVIDINMGCPAKKVTSGYSGSALMRDLDHALTLIDATVAAVDVPVTLKMRLGWDEQSINAPELARRAEAAGIKLITVHGRTRNQFYKGAANWSIISRVKAAISVPLVANGDCKSNTDALNMLEASGADAVMIGRGAYGRPWLPGFVGHFLATGEHLSEPEGNDLADLVIEHYESILSHYGERKGVRIARKHVGWYLEQSETQGAIPMPAALKANLMTSQNPKEVTRIAHDWISSANERTAA; from the coding sequence ATGAAGACACTAAAGGTTGGCAAGCATGAAGTGCCGAACAGGGCGGTGCTCGCGCCAATGTCCGGCGTAACCGATCTGCCGTTTCGGCGGATCGCGGCGCGCTTTGGTGCCGGTATGGTGGTCAGTGAAATGGTCGCCAGCGAGTCCTTTGTTAAGGGTGATGCGGAAACGCAGATGCGTGCCGAGGCCCATGACCAGGGCTTGCATGTTGTCCAGCTTGCCGGACGCGAAGCACGCTGGATGGGTGAGGCGGCCAAGGTCATTGCCGATCTTGGTGCCGATGTAATCGATATAAACATGGGGTGTCCGGCCAAGAAGGTCACATCTGGCTACTCAGGCTCAGCGCTCATGCGCGATCTTGATCACGCACTGACGCTGATTGATGCGACCGTTGCGGCTGTTGATGTTCCTGTGACCTTGAAAATGCGTCTCGGTTGGGACGAACAGTCAATCAATGCACCTGAGCTCGCCCGACGCGCAGAAGCGGCCGGAATAAAACTCATTACAGTTCATGGTCGAACCCGGAACCAGTTCTACAAGGGTGCTGCAAACTGGTCGATTATTTCGAGGGTGAAGGCGGCTATTTCCGTTCCTTTGGTCGCCAACGGTGACTGTAAGAGCAACACCGACGCACTGAACATGCTTGAAGCATCTGGGGCGGATGCTGTCATGATCGGGCGAGGCGCATATGGACGACCATGGCTTCCGGGTTTCGTCGGGCATTTTCTTGCGACCGGCGAACATCTGTCCGAGCCGGAGGGGAATGACCTCGCGGATCTGGTGATCGAGCATTACGAGAGCATTCTGAGCCACTATGGCGAACGTAAGGGTGTTCGTATCGCCCGAAAACATGTCGGCTGGTACCTGGAACAATCCGAAACGCAAGGGGCGATACCGATGCCTGCTGCGCTCAAAGCAAACTTGATGACATCCCAAAATCCCAAAGAAGTGACCCGCATTGCCCATGACTGGATCTCTTCAGCAAATGAACGGACAGCTGCGTGA
- a CDS encoding sigma-54-dependent transcriptional regulator, protein MAHDILVIDDETDIREMIAGILDDDGYGTRTAHDSDSALAAVKERKPSLVILDIWLQGSRLDGLALLDLFKETDPDMPVVIISGHGNIETAVSAIKRGAYDYIEKPFKADRLVHIVERALEASSLKREIRDLKQRSGETSDIIGNSSAAHGLRQTVQKIAGTNSRILIVGPSGAGKERAARMIHDLSPRVKSPFVVLNAATITPARMEEELFGIEDENGNLRKIGALEEAHGGTLYLDEVADMPAETQGKILRVLVEQSFSRVGGTQKVQVDIRILSSTSKNLEEHIASGLFRQDLYHRLSVVPLRVPGLAERREDIPVLVHHFMEQISGASGIPLRPIGDDAMAVLQTHDWPGNVRQLRNNVERLMILSRGDPDSTITADLLPAEIGETLPSLPSSGTGEHLMSVPLREAREIFEREYLQAQIKRFDGNISRTAEFVGMERSALHRKLKTLGMT, encoded by the coding sequence ATGGCACATGATATTTTGGTTATAGACGATGAAACCGACATTCGAGAGATGATTGCCGGTATTCTGGATGATGATGGTTACGGCACAAGAACTGCGCATGATTCAGACAGCGCACTCGCTGCGGTAAAAGAGCGTAAACCGTCGCTCGTCATTCTCGACATCTGGCTTCAGGGAAGCCGACTGGATGGCTTGGCGCTCTTGGATCTTTTCAAGGAAACCGACCCGGACATGCCCGTTGTCATCATATCGGGTCATGGCAACATCGAAACGGCTGTATCGGCAATCAAGCGCGGCGCATATGACTACATCGAAAAGCCGTTCAAAGCTGATCGTCTGGTTCACATCGTCGAACGCGCCCTGGAAGCTTCAAGTCTCAAGCGTGAGATTCGCGACCTCAAGCAGCGAAGCGGCGAAACCAGTGATATCATTGGAAACTCTTCTGCCGCTCATGGTCTCAGACAGACTGTCCAGAAGATTGCCGGTACCAATAGCCGTATTCTGATCGTCGGCCCTTCGGGAGCAGGCAAGGAGCGTGCGGCGCGGATGATCCATGATTTGTCGCCCCGGGTCAAAAGCCCGTTTGTGGTTCTCAATGCGGCCACCATTACGCCAGCGCGAATGGAAGAAGAGCTGTTCGGTATCGAGGACGAAAACGGAAATCTGCGCAAGATAGGTGCACTAGAGGAAGCCCATGGCGGCACATTGTACCTTGATGAGGTTGCAGACATGCCGGCCGAAACCCAGGGCAAGATTCTGAGGGTGCTTGTCGAGCAGAGCTTTTCGCGTGTCGGCGGAACTCAGAAAGTTCAGGTTGATATCCGGATTCTGTCTTCAACGTCGAAGAACCTTGAAGAGCATATAGCTTCAGGGCTTTTCAGACAGGATCTTTATCACCGTTTGAGTGTTGTTCCTCTCAGGGTTCCAGGGCTTGCCGAGCGGCGTGAGGACATCCCGGTTCTCGTGCATCATTTCATGGAGCAAATATCAGGTGCTTCGGGCATTCCGCTCCGGCCGATCGGCGATGATGCAATGGCGGTTCTTCAGACGCATGACTGGCCGGGCAATGTCCGTCAGCTGCGCAACAATGTTGAGCGACTGATGATCCTGAGCCGCGGTGACCCCGACAGCACAATCACGGCGGACTTGTTGCCGGCTGAAATCGGAGAAACCTTGCCGAGCCTGCCGAGTTCCGGCACTGGAGAACATCTCATGTCCGTTCCGTTGCGCGAAGCGCGCGAGATTTTCGAGCGTGAATATCTACAGGCGCAAATCAAGAGATTTGACGGGAACATCTCGCGGACTGCAGAATTTGTCGGTATGGAACGGTCTGCGCTTCACCGGAAACTGAAGACCCTGGGTATGACCTGA
- the ntrC gene encoding nitrogen regulation protein NR(I), producing MPTGTILVADDDAAIRTVLNQALSRAGYTVRLTSNASTLWRWVSSGDGDLVITDVVMPDENIFDVLPRMKKMRPELPVLVMSAQNTFMTAIKASEKGAYEYLPKPFDLKELTSIVQRAMEEPKKRPSLDLDDAGEGMPLVGRSPAMQEIYRVLARLMQTDLTVMINGESGTGKELVARALHDYGKRRNGPFVAINMAAIPRDLIEAELFGHEKGAFTGAQNRSSGRFEQADGGTLFLDEIGDMPMEAQTRLLRVLQQGEYTTVGGRTPIKTDVRIIAATNKDLRHLINQGLFREDLYFRLNVVPIRLPPLRERIEDIPDLVRHFFSLVEKEGLPAKQIDQEALNLLRRYRWPGNVRELENLVRRLAALYPQDVISENLLEQELSQPSVASVEEETTENINLGGSVERYLAGYFDTFGEALPPPGLYHRILREVEYPLISAALAATRGNQIKAAELLGVNRNTLRKKIRDLDIQVMRSVR from the coding sequence ATGCCGACCGGCACGATCCTAGTTGCAGACGACGACGCGGCCATTCGCACAGTCCTCAATCAGGCCCTTTCAAGGGCCGGGTACACTGTCAGGCTGACCTCCAACGCTTCAACCTTGTGGCGTTGGGTTTCTTCAGGCGACGGAGATCTGGTTATCACCGACGTTGTGATGCCGGATGAAAATATTTTTGATGTGCTTCCGCGCATGAAAAAAATGCGTCCCGAGTTGCCTGTTCTTGTCATGAGCGCCCAGAACACATTCATGACAGCAATCAAGGCGTCTGAGAAAGGCGCTTATGAATACCTTCCCAAGCCATTTGACCTCAAGGAACTGACCAGCATTGTTCAACGCGCCATGGAGGAGCCGAAAAAGCGGCCGTCCCTGGACCTGGATGATGCTGGTGAGGGAATGCCGCTTGTTGGTCGTTCTCCGGCAATGCAGGAGATCTACCGCGTTCTGGCGCGCCTTATGCAGACCGATCTGACGGTCATGATCAACGGCGAATCTGGAACGGGCAAGGAACTGGTTGCGCGCGCCCTTCATGACTATGGCAAAAGACGAAATGGGCCATTTGTTGCAATCAACATGGCCGCCATTCCGAGAGACTTGATCGAGGCCGAACTCTTTGGTCACGAAAAGGGGGCGTTCACAGGTGCCCAGAATCGCAGCTCCGGCCGGTTCGAGCAGGCAGACGGTGGCACGCTCTTTCTTGATGAAATTGGCGACATGCCCATGGAAGCCCAGACCCGCCTGTTGAGGGTTCTGCAGCAAGGCGAATATACGACGGTCGGTGGTCGTACGCCCATCAAGACGGACGTCCGCATTATAGCTGCAACGAACAAGGATCTAAGGCATCTGATCAATCAGGGGCTTTTCCGGGAAGATCTCTATTTCCGCCTCAACGTGGTGCCGATCAGGTTGCCACCTCTTCGTGAACGGATCGAAGACATTCCCGATCTTGTCAGGCACTTCTTCTCACTGGTTGAAAAGGAAGGGTTGCCAGCAAAACAGATTGACCAAGAGGCACTCAACCTTCTGCGCCGGTATCGTTGGCCGGGGAACGTTCGAGAACTTGAAAATCTTGTCCGTCGGCTGGCAGCACTTTATCCGCAGGATGTGATCAGCGAAAATCTGCTTGAACAGGAGCTTAGCCAGCCTTCTGTTGCTTCGGTTGAAGAAGAAACGACTGAGAACATCAATCTCGGTGGATCGGTTGAACGCTACCTTGCAGGCTATTTCGATACTTTTGGAGAGGCTTTGCCACCTCCAGGGCTCTATCATCGTATCTTGCGGGAAGTTGAGTATCCACTCATCAGTGCAGCACTGGCGGCGACGCGCGGCAATCAGATCAAGGCAGCGGAACTCCTCGGCGTGAACCGGAACACCTTGAGGAAAAAGATCCGCGATCTGGACATTCAGGTTATGCGCTCGGTTCGTTGA
- a CDS encoding two-component system sensor histidine kinase NtrB, whose amino-acid sequence MILDALPHPVLLVAPDGVIESANMAAEIFMRSSVSVLRRHPISDFVPFGSPLLTLIDQVRERAAPVNEYKVDIGSPRIGAPKVVDINAAPVSDRPGAVVLMFQERTMAEKIDRQLTSRGAARTVTGLAAMLAHEIKNPLSGIRGAAQLMEQSVPSEDRALARLIMDETDRIVKLVDRMEVFSDERPIEREPVNIHVVLDHVKRLSDSGFARDKRIVEIYDPSLPPVYANKDQLIQVFLNLIKNASEAIGDDPDGEIRVSTAFRPGVRLSVPGTDERVSLPLEFCVQDNGPGVPDDLLPHLFEPFITTKTNGSGLGLALVAKIIGDHGGVIECDSQRHKTVFRILMPAFSGEGASHSQKPNEGNS is encoded by the coding sequence ATGATACTGGATGCATTGCCGCATCCTGTTCTGCTTGTGGCCCCGGACGGGGTGATCGAGTCGGCAAACATGGCCGCAGAAATTTTTATGCGATCAAGCGTCTCGGTACTGCGCCGACATCCGATCAGTGATTTTGTGCCTTTCGGCAGCCCCCTCCTGACACTCATCGACCAGGTGCGAGAGCGCGCGGCACCGGTCAATGAGTACAAGGTCGACATTGGTTCACCTCGCATTGGCGCGCCGAAGGTCGTGGACATCAATGCCGCTCCTGTCTCCGATAGACCGGGTGCTGTAGTGCTGATGTTTCAGGAACGCACGATGGCTGAAAAGATCGACCGCCAGCTGACGTCGCGCGGAGCCGCGCGCACAGTTACGGGTCTCGCAGCCATGCTCGCGCATGAGATCAAGAATCCACTTTCCGGCATACGCGGCGCTGCTCAGTTAATGGAACAATCCGTTCCAAGTGAGGATCGGGCACTTGCCAGGCTGATCATGGACGAAACAGACCGGATCGTGAAACTGGTCGACAGGATGGAAGTCTTTTCCGATGAACGTCCGATCGAGCGCGAACCTGTCAACATTCACGTGGTTCTAGACCATGTGAAGCGTCTGTCAGACAGCGGTTTTGCAAGAGACAAGCGTATCGTTGAGATCTACGACCCGTCCTTGCCACCTGTTTATGCCAACAAGGATCAGCTCATTCAGGTGTTTTTGAACCTCATCAAGAATGCCAGTGAAGCTATTGGCGATGACCCCGACGGTGAAATCCGTGTTTCAACGGCTTTCAGACCCGGTGTCAGATTGTCGGTGCCTGGAACGGATGAAAGGGTCAGTCTGCCGCTTGAATTTTGCGTTCAGGACAATGGTCCAGGTGTTCCAGACGACCTGCTGCCGCACCTTTTCGAACCATTCATTACGACCAAAACCAACGGATCCGGACTAGGGCTTGCGCTTGTTGCGAAGATCATCGGCGACCACGGCGGTGTGATCGAATGCGACAGCCAGCGCCACAAAACAGTCTTCCGAATCCTCATGCCCGCTTTTTCCGGCGAAGGAGCCTCCCACTCCCAAAAGCCGAACGAAGGGAATAGCTGA
- a CDS encoding sensor histidine kinase NtrY-like yields the protein MILEAEQRSAAQSSAAGKLWRRAGLAIMVVALISIGVTFAILMGLTTIDPTREVIVTAMTINGALAAVLLGVISVEILKLWQARRRGRAAARLHVRVVALFSVVAAVPAILMAILAAITLDRGLDRWFEERTRQIIDNALTVAQAYLQEHARVLRGDLIAMTNDIDRAKAVYDFEPTRFDQFFATQVSLRGILAAFILDSEGKVVTRVVLDPNADVPLPPADSFFKAKSGDPILIAPGSSNIVGGIMKLSAYDNFYLYAVRAIDPRVVEYLRLAETGASQYQQMESSRFGVQVAFALVYLGVALVLLLSAIWIGFGFANRLVSPIRTLISAADEVAKGNLAVKVRTEKSGGDLANLGTTFNKMTGQLLGQRDALLAANEQIDRRRRFNEAVLSGVSTGVIGIDDEASIMLINRSALELLQLDEIQILNKPLMEVVPELNECIRELLENDGDRLPERQIEIARGGRLRTINVRITTEQSTRREHGFVVTLDDITDLVSAQRNSAWADVARRIAHEIKNPLTPIQLSAERIRRRYGKRIEEDRQVFDQCIDTIVRQVGDIGQMVDEFSSFARMRKPNKSSGDLREAVRDAAFMQSVANPEISVTADVPDTPVKAVFDARLIGQALTNVVKNATEAVSAREGEDAPKGTVKVRLSGEGPDQSGRIVIDVIDNGVGLPEENRSRLLEPYMTTREKGTGLGLAIVRKILEDHGGGIELLDAPKNDPSDTGTLVRLTLAAKAEIEPEPEQQQEAVTAHGT from the coding sequence ATGATACTGGAAGCGGAACAGCGATCGGCAGCGCAGTCGAGTGCGGCAGGTAAACTCTGGCGCCGCGCAGGCCTCGCAATCATGGTTGTCGCCCTGATTTCGATTGGCGTGACATTTGCCATTCTGATGGGGCTTACAACCATCGACCCGACTCGGGAAGTCATTGTCACTGCAATGACGATCAATGGCGCATTAGCTGCAGTTCTGCTTGGCGTCATTTCCGTTGAAATTCTGAAGCTATGGCAGGCGCGACGGCGCGGTCGTGCGGCTGCCCGTCTTCATGTGCGGGTCGTTGCTCTTTTCAGTGTCGTTGCAGCGGTTCCAGCTATTCTTATGGCAATATTGGCCGCTATTACGCTGGATCGGGGTCTCGATCGCTGGTTTGAGGAGCGCACCCGCCAGATTATCGACAATGCCCTTACGGTTGCGCAGGCCTATCTGCAGGAACATGCGCGCGTGTTGCGCGGCGATCTGATCGCCATGACCAACGACATTGATCGTGCCAAAGCTGTCTACGACTTCGAACCGACGCGCTTTGATCAGTTTTTCGCGACGCAAGTATCTTTGCGTGGGATTCTGGCGGCGTTTATCCTCGACAGCGAAGGTAAGGTTGTCACGCGTGTTGTGCTGGATCCAAATGCCGATGTTCCACTGCCGCCGGCTGACAGTTTTTTCAAGGCAAAGTCCGGTGATCCGATCCTGATTGCACCAGGAAGTTCCAATATCGTCGGCGGAATCATGAAACTGTCTGCATACGACAACTTCTATCTCTACGCCGTGCGCGCCATCGATCCGCGTGTTGTCGAATATTTGCGTCTGGCAGAGACAGGGGCCTCTCAATACCAACAGATGGAGAGTAGCAGGTTCGGGGTGCAAGTCGCCTTTGCTCTTGTCTATCTCGGTGTGGCACTGGTTCTTCTCTTGTCAGCCATCTGGATCGGCTTTGGTTTTGCCAACCGGCTTGTGTCGCCAATCAGAACGTTGATTTCGGCGGCCGACGAAGTTGCCAAAGGCAATCTTGCAGTGAAGGTCCGAACGGAAAAATCGGGCGGAGACCTCGCAAATCTTGGAACGACATTCAACAAGATGACCGGGCAGTTGCTCGGTCAACGCGATGCTTTGCTTGCTGCCAATGAACAGATTGACCGGCGCCGGAGATTTAATGAGGCGGTGTTGTCAGGGGTCTCTACGGGTGTGATCGGGATAGACGATGAAGCGTCAATCATGTTGATCAACCGGTCAGCATTGGAGCTTCTGCAGCTTGATGAGATCCAGATTCTGAACAAGCCCTTGATGGAGGTTGTTCCTGAATTGAATGAGTGCATCCGGGAGCTCCTGGAAAATGATGGTGACCGCCTGCCTGAGAGACAGATCGAAATCGCGCGTGGCGGACGGCTGAGGACAATTAACGTTCGCATTACGACCGAACAATCAACCCGACGCGAACACGGATTTGTTGTTACCCTGGATGACATTACGGATCTTGTGTCGGCCCAGCGCAATTCAGCCTGGGCGGATGTCGCCCGCAGAATTGCGCATGAAATCAAAAACCCTCTAACGCCAATTCAGCTGTCTGCGGAACGCATCCGGAGACGATATGGCAAACGCATTGAAGAAGATCGTCAGGTTTTCGACCAATGCATTGACACGATTGTCCGGCAGGTGGGCGATATCGGTCAGATGGTTGATGAATTCTCGTCCTTTGCCCGCATGCGCAAACCTAACAAGTCTTCGGGAGATCTCCGGGAAGCCGTAAGAGATGCTGCATTCATGCAGTCTGTTGCTAATCCGGAAATCAGCGTGACTGCGGATGTTCCGGACACGCCGGTCAAGGCGGTCTTCGACGCGAGGCTTATCGGCCAGGCATTGACCAATGTCGTGAAGAACGCCACCGAAGCCGTTTCAGCCCGCGAAGGTGAGGATGCGCCAAAGGGCACTGTCAAGGTTCGTCTTTCAGGAGAAGGGCCGGACCAGTCGGGCCGCATCGTCATCGATGTGATCGACAATGGCGTGGGCTTGCCTGAGGAAAATCGCAGCCGCTTGCTGGAACCATATATGACGACGCGTGAGAAAGGGACCGGTTTGGGTCTCGCGATCGTGCGGAAAATTTTGGAAGACCACGGGGGCGGAATTGAATTGCTTGACGCGCCCAAAAACGATCCTTCAGACACGGGAACTCTTGTTCGCCTGACTTTGGCCGCCAAGGCCGAGATCGAGCCGGAACCCGAGCAACAACAAGAAGCAGTGACTGCTCATGGCACATGA